The genomic window AATCTAACTATACATTTCTTAGCAGTAAAAAATGGTTCTAATTTAATAAAGGATAAATATAAAATAACAGAAATAGAAAGTCAAAAAATAGAAGAAAAGATAAAAGAAGTTATAGAAGAAAAAAATATGAATCCTTATTATCTTTATAGGCAGAAAAATAGTATGAATTGGGGAGAAAATGTAGGATACTCTGTTGAAGGAAAAGAATCTATATTCAATATTGAAATGATAGAAGAAAATCAATCTACCATTGCACTAGGTGGAGGAGCCATAAGTAAAAAAGTTAAATACATAGATGAAACTAGAGTATCTATTGAAAGATATATTAATCCAAAAGACCCATATATGTATATTTGTGAAATGAAAGATAGAATGAAACAAAAAGAGGAATTTTTCTCAAGTTTGTAGGAGGAAATTATGATAAAAAAGATAATTTTTTCTATGATATTTTTTATTATGAGTTTTCTAAGTTTTTCATTAGAAACAGAATACAAAGTAATTTATAGTGATAATAATTTTGGAAAATTGGATATTAATAAAGTTACTCAAGAAGAGATGCTTAAAGCTGGTGTTGCTCCTAGTTATGTTTCTAAAATAATAAATTTTAGAGATATAAAAGGAGGAATAGAATCTATTGAGGAATTAGATAGAATTAATGGAATTGGTAAAAAAACTTGTGAAAAATTAGAAAAATATTTTTTTATCAAAGAAAATTATCAAATAAATCCTTTAGAGATAAATAAAGCAGATGAAACAACTCTTGTTTATTATGGATTTTCTAAAAAAGAAATAAAATCTATATTGAAATACAGAGAAGAAAATAGAAGAATAGATGGAAATATTCAGTTAAAGAAACTTATTTCACAAAAAAATTATGAAAAATACAAAGATTTAATTAAATATG from Fusobacterium sp. FSA-380-WT-3A includes these protein-coding regions:
- a CDS encoding helix-hairpin-helix domain-containing protein; the protein is MIKKIIFSMIFFIMSFLSFSLETEYKVIYSDNNFGKLDINKVTQEEMLKAGVAPSYVSKIINFRDIKGGIESIEELDRINGIGKKTCEKLEKYFFIKENYQINPLEINKADETTLVYYGFSKKEIKSILKYREENRRIDGNIQLKKLISQKNYEKYKDLIKYDIF